AAGCACAGTGATATGACGCCACAGAAAGGGGGTGTGAGAGAGTGCACTGCAAACATGGCAAATATGAGGCACCGTAGTGACCACCATTGTGTTCTGCGCAGGTTGAAGCCATCACATAGAGCAAGCTCCGTGGAACTAGACACTTGTATAAATATTGCTTAAGGTCTCTCATGGTGTCCACTATAAAACCCTATTCAAGATTTTGAACAGAATCTTGTACAGGGTTTTATATAGGAACAAAGGGTCTTTCTTCGCAGGATCTCATATCAGTTCGGCCTGCATCCCTGCGGTGGTTGCGGCGACAGGCGCCACATTTCCGCCAGGTGTCGCCGATGCAGGTTCAACGGGCGGGGCTTCGGGCGGGTGCACCATCACGGCAAGTGTTGTAGGGTCGGAGGGCGCTGCGAGAGACGGTGGTGCTCCCCCGCTGGCTCCGGTAGCCGCCGGTGTGTCTTTGTCACCTGTTGCAGGCAGCGACGGTGGCTGATCTGGATCCGCGCGGTTGTCCATGCCTCGCAGCCGCAGAAAGCGCAGGTACTCATGGTGCTCGTCGGAGTCCTTGGGGCCCCAGTCGTGCGAAGGCAGGAGGGCCTTGTGCAGCACCTGTGGCAGACGATGGGTGAGAACCGAAGTGGAAAAGTGCGGGAAAATAATTTTAGACGCCGTCAGTTAAGTTGCCAGTCTGctgggaggggggaagggggtggGCAGAATCCGGCAGCGCACAACCAGAAGTCCTACCTTGGTCATCCTCGGTTTTGACTATCGTTTTGCCGGGGCTCCTCGAGTAGCCCTCAAGCCGGCGCCGTTCATGCTGGTAAGCGTTGAGAGAAACGCGGTATACTTGCAGGAACGACTGTTGGCCGAGATTGAGGAGAAAATGCTTTAGAAGGTAGCGTTCACGCCGCAAAGCAGAGCCGGTACGCGGACCCCTGGCGTTCGAAGAAGGAACTGAAATGTAGCGTTCCACCGCACAGCGAGTGACGAGGAATAGCCGTCCCAGAGACAGGCGGCGAGGGTGTGAGAGGGACCAGAGCAGAGCACGCGGTGGCCGACTCCTGTCCGCCTTCCTTGCGTTTTCGCTGTGGTTTACGTGTCTGTGCGCTGTAACTACGATCGCAACTGCGCAAACCTCGTAGGCTTCGACTAGGCGTCGACAGCGTAGAAAGAGCGCGTGCTTGCGGGATTGACCTCGCGGGCGCCGGCGTGCCATTGATTATTTCGATTTTGAAGAAAAGCCCTCCAGTTGAGCGTTGCAAGCTAGTCTCCGATTTGTGAAAACTGATTTACGGAGCGGCATTTCTGGCGCCAATGGCGAGACCGGACAGACTCGAGGAGGCTCGGAGACAATCTGGGGGGAACTCGGAGTAAGAAACTTCGCTTAGGCGCACTTAATGGGAGAGCTGACAAAGAGGTGTAAGTTCCACTCTGGCCTGTTGTAATTGTTTGACCCGTGATAAAGTAATAAAGTCTATATAGTACCCGAAGCTATTCACTCCGTTCTTGCAACGTGTCGCCTGATCGCCAAACCATCCGAAAACTTCAAGATCACCAACGTCGATCCTTAAAACCTATCCTTCTCGATCATCTCAAATTAACTGGCGCGTCTGTTATGTATTGTAATGAATTAGCGAGTATATGTCTTCGGGTGAAAATCACTAATAGGGCGAGAATGTGACCACTCCGCTCTTCACCGTCGCGAGCTCTTTATAAACTGCAGTAAGAAGAGACCGCTCTATATTGAACATGCAAATCACAAACTTTCAGCGATAAATCGAAcgttaaaaagaaagcaaaacaaaatgcactAAGAACAAAACGGTATCGtcctgaatgttttttttttttttcgtgtcctcTCTTATATGAATTCATTATGATGAAAAGCAAAGCTAGCCAAGAAAAAAGTGTCGTTGGCCTCTTGGTTTGGTGCTGCCGCAGTTATGAATAAATGCTCGCAATAGGAGCAATATATTCTCCGAAAAAAACTGCCTATAACCTTATGACAGCAACATGCGACGCTACTTTTCGCCATTCCACCAGGACTGAAGAGCtcgttctctttctctctctcaacaGTAGACAGGCCGCTATATTTAGGGCAGAAGTAAGCCTAGCGACAGCGTTGAGTGGAGGGGTACTGAGCAGGGTGCCCTACGCCGTGCTCCCTATCAGCTGCGCTCCTTACAGCATTGATACACTCAGGCAGTGCATCGTGCAAGCTACAGCATCGGTGCAACGAAAGGAGCCCGTCCTTAATAACCACTCACGCGTCCGCAGGTGTGCCAGTGGTACAGGGCGAACACTGCGATGATCTTCATGGCGACGAGGACCGAGCAAGTGCCGGCCACGTTCACCCACACTGGAAACGTGTAGTCTCCCAGCCTGAGTGGCTCGCCGTACATGAACACGTCCGCCACCACGATCCACTGCGGGCGAGGATCGCAGTTTTTGAGGATATTTTTGTCAAGCGTGAGAACAAAGTAAGGAAATAAACAAggtagaaaagaaagaaggaaagagaaggaaggaaaggaacgaaaaaaaggaagataagaaggaaaagaaacgaagaaagaaggaaggaagcgaggaagcgaggaaggaaggaagcaaggaaggaagcgaggaaggaaggaagcgagaaaggggggaaggaaggaagggaaggagggagggaggaaggaaggaaagaaggaaggaagggacgaAAGAAGGAAGCGGAagcaaggaaagaaggaaggaagagaggaaagaaagagggaaggaaagagggaaagaaaaagtcACAAGCTGGATTTGCTGCCAGTAAATTAGGCTAAATTCGTGGTTCACAGGAGTAGTAGATATCAATAGCCGCTTGATGCCTGTCACCGCCTTCTTTGTTTGCGCGTACCGTAGCATTATCTAGGTTTGCACATCTCGCTGGACCTCGCGACTAATCAGAACACGTAAACTGCGGGTGCGGACACAGAGAGACTCACGAACAGATGCACGAACAAGCAAGAACAGCTCCAATGTTCCCTAAGATACTTGCAGCGTCAGAGTTAGCTACAGTGGAGAGGTTACAAGACGCCAACTCGCCGTGAGGCAGACGGGGCAGCATACGGCCCAGCAGATCTTCAGCGCCAGGCTGGGAGGGTGACCGGACATGAACTCGATGTCGGCGCAGAACCGCTTCAGCCCTGCGGAAAGGCGACATAGAGTGATACACAAATATGGTCGCAACCATCGCACGTCTCTCGACTCGCCATGGCATCTGGGCTTCGGTGAGCACGGTGGTGCGTGGTGGGCAGGCCTGCTAGAAGAACCACACCAGTAGCGCCGCTGAGGCAGTGCTGGCTAGTCAACTGCGTGTGGCGGTGTGTGTGTATTTCTTCTTTTGACTGTTTCAGTGACACTTCTGTTCCTGTTCATCCTTTTGTCTTCCGGTTTGTCTTTCTCCGCACTGCGGACGGGAAGCCGCAATTAAGCTACCCCACAGGGTACATACTTTGTCGACCAACGTGTATTAAAGGCACGTCATTTAAGCTGCCTAATCAcgtccattgcaggacaaaggcctctcctatttCTCCTCCAATTCACCTCTCCTGTCCCAGCTACGGCAACCTTATCCCAGCAAACGTTCTATAGTGGGATTAAATTACAGAATGTAGCAGCGAACATTCCTCAAAAGAGGGCTTTCAGCCAATAGTGTCGACCTGTTCTTATGGTGTCGCATCTAATTCCCTAATGTGTCATCGCAGGTGACTGGCAGATGTCTCCGTAAAGTGGGATCAACCGCATGGTCGTGACAATTGATAgatgccactggctggagggaCAGCTATAAGGAGTATTTCTCGCTGCGTTCTtgtgttgtatccgactacaatCTCATTCGCCTACCTGACTCGTTGCCACCCTCTGCTGCGCTTGCTTTTTCTTGAAATTCAGTCCCTTACTTTTAAGAACCATtcgttaccttgccttcgcatttcgTGCCTGCCCACatctatttcttcttgatttccactatagtcagatacaactcaagaacgaagcggcttttccccgtcaaaggacccccttccaaccaatggtgtcggccgatactcatgaacctgctagcttGACAATTCATACAATGGCAGATGAAAGCGGAAAGTCCCCTCCCTCCATGATCGAGGATAGTTCTCTCTCTGCATTGTGACGCTAGCAGGTTCATAAAAATAGGCCGACGCCATTAACTGGAAGGGGGCcctttgacggagaaaagccgctTGTCATGGCAGCAACTCTACTGACTCTACTCCGTAACCAGTCATAGGAAGCCGCACCGTAACCGAGGACGACAACCAGGAGCTCGGCGAGGCCTATCCATGGCAGCAGGTAGCCGCCCAGGTAGGTGTCCATCACGGTGAGGATGTAGAGGCCCCCACGGCTGGCCATGGGCATGCCGCACACGCACATGAGCACGCACACCCCGAAAGACAGCAGGGGCCCGTACGAGCGCAGCACAGGATACTGGTCCTTGAACGGGGTCAGCAGGCATTCGACCGAAGAAAACTGGCCGCGGGGACCGGAAAGAGGACTTGTTCTTTTTGCGCACATGTTCAGGAAGAAGGCTACGGCGCAAAGAAGGACTTCAACTCAGATGATGTACTGTacggtacactgttaaagggaacgtGCGATCGCGTGGTCTCCGCGGAGCCGTGCTGACTAGCACGGCCTAGCAGGCGCACGCACGGAAAGACCAGCTGTCATGCTTATTGCGCATGCGCCTTGTACCATCAGTTCTCGCAAGTCCTCGGCTGTAGCGCACCGCGAAGCGCGGAGGCCACGTGATCGCATGTTCGCTTTAACAGGGGACTGTACTATACAAGGAAGGAACACAGGACAGGAAGAGGGGGGTGCAGGGTTCATAGGTGCAGTCTTCTGCATTCAAAGTACTACAACCACACTTGAAGTGCCCGACTTTTTCTCCCAGACGCACTGTTTTTGCAACGCCCGTGCTGTGTTCTATATGCTCGCATTCATCCTAAAAGTAACTCTAGCCGCGCGTAGCCCACGTCCGTTACATCCGGACACTAAGTGTATCTGGAGCGTTCGCGATAAACGCTAGGGAAAGACGAGAAAAAGTTATACAGCCCGAATTCTTTAGACAACCGAAAAGAGACCGCGATGCATCGCCAATGACACGATGCTAAGCCAGCCTGATGCAAAGATGCTGAGACTTTAGCCGGTCAGCCATTAAGATGCAGCCGAAAGAAACTACACGCAGCCATTCCTGGTCGAAGTAGTAGCAGCATCACCCACCTCGGTGTCTATGGCGAGGAAAAAGAGCATCGCGTAGAAGGCGGCCGACCAGAGCTGTGGGTAGGCGATCATGCTGAGCGCCTGGGGGTACGCGATGAACGCCAGCCCAATACCTGCACGCAGTGAGAAGGGTTATCCGTGGGGGAGCCATAAAGCGCGTGAAGTAGACTCTATAGTACTACTCGCTTTCTGGAGCTTTCATTTTTAACGACTGTGACGACAGAATCAGCCTCACATAAAGAAAGGCTTGCAATAAAGACCGATGTTTAAACAGTATGTCATGCTAGTAATTCAGATTCACAGTAGCAGTGATCAACGATAATTACGAATTACGAGTGAACAGCGCTAATTATAAGTAACATTGTACAGGCCCATCGTGAAATAAAGTAGTGTATAAAACTGTCATACATGTTTCTAAGGACAGCCCATGATACGGCGTCGTATAGTGACGACGTCTGGCAATAGCCCTCCCAACGTCCTAAGACAACGCAAAACGCGAGCCCTCACTCACCCGACGAGACGACGTCGTCGACGGGAACATCCAGGCTGTACGCCATGTTGCCAAGCACCGAGAACACAACGAGGCCCCCGAGGACGCTAACGACGAAGTCAGCCGCCGCAACCACGAGCACATCCCTGAGTGCAGCAGCGGAGACGAGAATTCAGTGGCTAAATCTGCGGAGTAACGCTGTCTCTTCCTTCGTCGTGTACGTAGTTCACAAGCGCAGTTTACACCTGTGTTGTAAAACCACCGAATAGGCAGCCAGTTCCTCGCTGAAGAGCAGAGAACAGGTTATTTAAACCGAGCGCCTCCATAGCTTGTTGGTGTACGTCGCACTGTTTATCCTGGCTTGTGTCCACTGGTTTATTCACTGCCTTTTCCCTACGTCGTGAGCGCACCAGGCGGCGGATTTGCAAGTTTCACCACGCCTTAAGTACTGCACACCATGCGTTACAGTTTGTATCATGTTGTATGTATAGGTAAACATATATACGCTTCACCATGTAaactaataatttcattacaatgcactttattttcatgtatgctcATGTTTGACTTGTGTTTGTATTCTAATATCACAcccatttttttaaatctttatttttaacccctgcagcatgtagctgcacactgcttgccatgtattggggtacGGGCCTTAGTCGAGCCTTCTGGCTATTTGCCAATACTCCAAAC
This portion of the Amblyomma americanum isolate KBUSLIRL-KWMA chromosome 10, ASM5285725v1, whole genome shotgun sequence genome encodes:
- the LOC144107162 gene encoding sodium- and chloride-dependent glycine transporter 1-like, giving the protein MAAMPQREKWANKLEFILSSIGVSVGLGNVWRFPYVVFENGGGAFMVPYMVLMLVVGRPMYYLELILGQFASDAQVKAFGGFPLAKGVGWAMVYACAFISLYYNVILGYALLYLVYSFRETLPWTSCDYASWADHNCYNPTPGVVPCWTVEQRLLSRYAGYNYSGPDAHTITRGSDVVLVPLEAYERLANACTPATQTAPEQFFYRHVLGLSSGIEDLGSLQPPLATSLVVSWACVFLCVFKGIKTSGKVIYVTSLAPLFILIMMFVRGITLPGAADGIRFYLVPDWSSIFRAKVWKSAAEQIFYSLSLAEGMIICFGGFNEFRNQLQGDVLVVAAADFVVSVLGGLVVFSVLGNMAYSLDVPVDDVVSSGIGLAFIAYPQALSMIAYPQLWSAAFYAMLFFLAIDTEFSSVECLLTPFKDQYPVLRSYGPLLSFGVCVLMCVCGMPMASRGGLYILTVMDTYLGGYLLPWIGLAELLVVVLGYGLKRFCADIEFMSGHPPSLALKICWAVCCPVCLTWIVVADVFMYGEPLRLGDYTFPVWVNVAGTCSVLVAMKIIAVFALYHWHTCGRVLHKALLPSHDWGPKDSDEHHEYLRFLRLRGMDNRADPDQPPSLPATGDKDTPAATGASGGAPPSLAAPSDPTTLAVMVHPPEAPPVEPASATPGGNVAPVAATTAGMQAELI